From Pseudomonas sp. stari2:
TGCGGAGGCTAACAAGCCTGCGCCGACTAAAAACGGAATGACCGCGTGTTTAAGCATGTTGGCCTCATGATTTGTTGTCATTTTTTAATATTGAGGTACGACCTCGTGAGTCGTGCCTGCGGATACTTATGCAGGGCCCATACCCAATGCAAGATCCAGAGCGCCCGGCGGCATCAAACGGTGGCACGAACGTACCTTAATGTCGCATCCGTATAACTTCTGACGCATTTGACCGTTTGCGGTCGTTTTTTACGGTGCAAATGAAGCCCCAAAACGGTGCATTGGTCATGATTTGCGCGCCGCCTTGGGGCCGGGTGTTACTTATTTATACCCACGCCATAGAAGGGGGTTAGACCGAACGGGCTGATCTTGAAGTCGGTGACTTCCTTGCGCAGCGGCTGGAACACCGTGGAGTTGGCGATCGGCGTGATCGGCACTTGCTGTTTAAGGATCAGTTGCGCCTGTTGATACAGTTTTACCCGTTGCGATTTATCGGTGGACACCTTGGCCTGCTGCACCAGTTTGTCGTAGGCCGGATCGCACCATTTGGCGTAGTTGCTGCCTTTCACCGCCGCGCAGCTGTAAAGCACGCCGAGCCAGTTGTCCGGGTCGCCGTTGTCACCGGTCCAGCCGTAGATCATCGCGTCGTGTTCGCCATTCTTGGCGCGCTTGATGTACTCGCCCCATTCATAGCTGACGATGTTGGCCTTGATGCCGACCTTCTCCCAATCCTGCTGGATCATCTGTGCCGACATCCGCGCATTCGGGTTGGACGCGCGCTGCACGGTCATCGCCCAGAGATTGATGGTTGTACCCGGTGCAACCCCGGCTTCCTTGAGTAGCGCCTTGGCTTTGACAGGGTCGTGCGGCGCATCTTTTATGTTCGGATCGAACGACCACTGCGCTGGCGGTAAGGCGTTTTGCGCCAGCTGACCGGCACTCTGGTAAACCGCTTTGATGATCGCCGGTTTGTCGATGGCCATATCGAGCGCCTGGCGTACTTTGAGCTGATCCAGCGGCGGATGGGTGGTGTTGTAGGCAAGGAAACCGAGGTTGAAACCGGCCTGCTTCAACACGCGCAGGTTCGGGTCTTTTTCCATCACTTCGATGTCGGCCGGGCGCGGGTAGCCGCTGACCTGGCATTCGCCGGTCTTGAGTTTCTGCAGGCGGACGGCTGCGTCCGGGGTGATCGAGAACACCAGGTTGTCGATTTTGACATCTTCGGGTTTCCAGTAGTCCTTGTTCGCTGCGTAGCGGATCTGCGAGTCCTTCTGGTAACGCTTGAACACGAACGGGCCGGTACCGACCGGTTTCTGGTTGATGTCTGCTGCCTTGCCTTCCTTCAGCAACTGCGCGGCATATTCGGCCGATTGCACCGAGGCGAAGCTCATGGCGAGGTTTTGCACGAACGCGGCGTCGACGTTGTTCAGATTGAAGCGCACGGTATTTTCGTCGATTTTTTCCACGGATTTGATCGTGGTGTTCAGGTCCATGTCGGTGAAGTAGGGGGACTCGGCGGGGTAGGCCTTGCGGAAGGCGTTTTCCGGGTCGAGCAGGCGCTGGAAGGTGAACAGCACGTCGTCGGCGTTGAAGGTGCGGGTCGGGGTGAAGTAGTCAGTGGTGTGGAATTTTACGTTCTGGCGCAGGTGGAAGGTGTATTGGAGGCCGTCCGGGCTCACGTCCCAGCTTGTGGCCAGGCCCGGTTCGATGTCGGTGCTGCCGCGTTTGAATTGGGTGAGGCGGTTGAAGACGGTTTCGGCGGAGGCGTCGAAGTCGGTGCCGCTGGTGTATTGGCTGGGGTCGAAGCCT
This genomic window contains:
- a CDS encoding ABC transporter substrate-binding protein, which gives rise to MDRFTFKPLLITLALTAITPIANAATTLVYCSEASPAGFDPSQYTSGTDFDASAETVFNRLTQFKRGSTDIEPGLATSWDVSPDGLQYTFHLRQNVKFHTTDYFTPTRTFNADDVLFTFQRLLDPENAFRKAYPAESPYFTDMDLNTTIKSVEKIDENTVRFNLNNVDAAFVQNLAMSFASVQSAEYAAQLLKEGKAADINQKPVGTGPFVFKRYQKDSQIRYAANKDYWKPEDVKIDNLVFSITPDAAVRLQKLKTGECQVSGYPRPADIEVMEKDPNLRVLKQAGFNLGFLAYNTTHPPLDQLKVRQALDMAIDKPAIIKAVYQSAGQLAQNALPPAQWSFDPNIKDAPHDPVKAKALLKEAGVAPGTTINLWAMTVQRASNPNARMSAQMIQQDWEKVGIKANIVSYEWGEYIKRAKNGEHDAMIYGWTGDNGDPDNWLGVLYSCAAVKGSNYAKWCDPAYDKLVQQAKVSTDKSQRVKLYQQAQLILKQQVPITPIANSTVFQPLRKEVTDFKISPFGLTPFYGVGINK